In one Oncorhynchus nerka isolate Pitt River linkage group LG7, Oner_Uvic_2.0, whole genome shotgun sequence genomic region, the following are encoded:
- the mc3r gene encoding melanocortin receptor 3 — MNNTYRHLLPLDLQLNETTRESLAGEDKQGNLTGIEHGLCEAVHIQAEVFLTLGIVSLLENILVILAVVKNKNLHSPMYVLLCSLAAADMLVSVSNSLETVVIAALNSRLIVADDHFIQLMDNFFDSIICISLVASICNLLAITIDRYVTIFYALRYHSIVTMRRAVLAIGGIWLTCVFCGIVFIVYSESKAVVVCLIIMFFTMLVLMATLYVHMFLLARLHIKRIAVLPAEGVVPQRTCMKGAITITILLGVFVCCWAPFFLHLILLITCPKNQLCVCYMSHFTTYLVLIMCNSVIDPVIYAFRSLEMRKTFKEILCCFSATCSIFHCKY; from the coding sequence ATGAACAACACTTATAGACATCTGCTGCCGCTGGACCTTCAGCTCAATGAAACCACCAGGGAGTCTCTGGCTGGGGAGGACAAACAGGGGAACCTGACCGGCATCGAGCATGGTCTGTGTGAGGCAGTCCACATCCAAGCTGAGGTGTTCCTGACACTGGGGATCGTCAGCCTTCTGGAGAACATCTTGGTGATCTTGGCAGTGGTGAAGAACAAGAACCTCCACTCACCCATGTACGTACTCCTGTGTAGTCTTGCTGCTGCTGACATGCTGGTGAGTGTCTCCAACTCACTAGAGACGGTGGTTATCGCTGCGCTGAACAGTCGGTTGATTGTGGCAGATGACCACTTTATTCAACTCATGGACAACTTCTTTGACTCCATCATCTGTATCTCCCTGGTGGCCTCAATCTGTAACCTTTTAGCTATCACCATTGACCGTTACGTGACCATCTTCTACGCCCTACGCTACCACAGCATCGTGACGATGCGGCGGGCTGTCCTGGCCATCGGTGGCATCTGGCTGACATGTGTGTTCTGTGGGATAGTCTTCATCGTCTACTCAGAGAGCAAGGCAGTCGTTGTGTGTCTGATCATCATGTTCTTCACCATGCTGGTGCTCATGGCCACTCTGTATGTTCACATGTTCCTGCTGGCGAGGCTTCACATCAAGCGCATCGCTGTTCTGCCCGCGGAGGGTGTGGTGCCCCAGAGGACCTGCATGAAGGGagccatcaccatcaccatcctcCTAGGGGTGTTTGTATGCTGCTGGGCACCTTTCTTCCTtcacctcatcctcctcatcaccTGTCCCAagaaccagctctgtgtctgctACATGTCCCACTTTACCACCTACCTGGTGCTcatcatgtgtaactctgtcatAGACCCCGTTATCTATGCCTTCCGCAGTCTCGAGATGCGCAAAACCTTCAAGGAGATCCTCTGTTGTTTCAGTGCCACTTGTAGTATTTTCCACTGTAAATACTGA